In Longimicrobium terrae, the following proteins share a genomic window:
- a CDS encoding SDR family NAD(P)-dependent oxidoreductase produces the protein MHDRRVALVTGANQGIGLQIAKQLVAHGLTVLVGARDLEKGRAAAREIGEGAHAIQIDVTNQASIAAAAGRIRGEFGRLDVLMNNAGISRAQPDQPFDVAIRTNLLTDAPIEDVRTVFETNVIGVVAVTQAMLPLLREAPAGRIVITATSGGSLTLNSDPANSHRRMFGNYSASKAAAHAVMLGFALALEDTNIKVNAACPGFTSTALNNFRGTRSLEEGAREPVRLALIGDDGPTGTFSDENGPVPW, from the coding sequence ATGCATGACAGGCGCGTGGCTCTGGTCACCGGGGCGAACCAGGGGATCGGTCTCCAGATCGCAAAACAACTCGTCGCGCACGGTCTGACGGTGCTGGTCGGCGCGCGCGACCTGGAAAAGGGCAGGGCAGCCGCCCGGGAGATCGGCGAGGGTGCGCACGCTATCCAGATCGACGTCACGAACCAGGCATCCATCGCGGCGGCGGCCGGGCGCATCCGCGGCGAGTTCGGCCGGCTGGATGTGCTGATGAACAACGCGGGCATCTCGCGCGCACAGCCGGATCAGCCGTTCGACGTGGCGATCCGGACCAATCTTCTGACCGATGCGCCCATCGAGGATGTGCGCACCGTGTTCGAGACGAACGTGATCGGCGTCGTCGCGGTCACGCAGGCCATGCTGCCGCTGCTTCGCGAGGCGCCCGCCGGACGCATCGTCATCACCGCCACCTCGGGCGGTTCGCTCACGCTGAACTCCGATCCAGCGAATTCTCACCGCCGGATGTTCGGCAACTACTCGGCATCCAAGGCCGCCGCGCACGCGGTCATGCTCGGCTTTGCCCTGGCGCTCGAGGACACGAACATCAAGGTCAACGCGGCCTGCCCGGGCTTCACCTCCACCGCGCTGAACAACTTCCGCGGCACCCGCAGCCTGGAAGAGGGCGCGCGCGAGCCGGTGCGCCTCGCCCTCATCGGCGACGACGGCCCCACGGGCACCTTTTCTGACGAGAACGGCCCCGTTCCCTGGTAA
- a CDS encoding saccharopine dehydrogenase family protein: protein MPADFLLYGSYGYTGRLIAERAREAGLTPLLAGRDGPALAAQSAELGVPYRTFALDDNDALDAALRDTRVVLHAAGPFSRTSRPMVEACLRTSSHYLDITGEIAVFEAAARRDEQARAAGVMLLPGAGFDVVPSDCLAAHLKRRLPGATRLSLAFQTVGGPSRGTLNTMAESIDQGGAVRRDGRITRVPAAWATREVDFGRGPVAVTTIPWGDVSTAFHSTGIPDIQVYTRMPSRQARLLRATRRLGWLTGSAPVQGLMKRRIRRGPAGPTPEQRARGLTLLWGEAEDNAGHRAVSRMRAPEGYTLTARTAVEAVRRVLAGHAPSGFQTPSRVFGADWITEFEGVERVDVE, encoded by the coding sequence ATGCCGGCCGACTTTCTTCTGTACGGATCGTACGGATACACGGGCCGCCTGATCGCGGAACGGGCGCGCGAGGCGGGCCTGACGCCGCTGCTGGCCGGGCGCGACGGCCCGGCGCTGGCGGCGCAGTCCGCGGAACTGGGCGTTCCGTATCGCACGTTCGCGCTGGATGACAACGATGCGCTGGACGCCGCCCTGCGCGATACGCGGGTGGTGCTGCACGCGGCGGGGCCGTTCTCGCGCACGTCGCGGCCCATGGTGGAGGCGTGCCTGCGCACGTCGTCGCACTACCTGGACATCACCGGCGAGATCGCGGTCTTTGAGGCCGCCGCCCGCCGCGACGAGCAGGCGCGCGCGGCGGGCGTCATGCTGCTGCCGGGCGCGGGGTTCGACGTGGTGCCGTCCGACTGCCTGGCCGCGCATCTCAAGCGGCGGCTGCCTGGGGCCACGCGGCTGTCGCTGGCGTTTCAGACCGTCGGCGGGCCCTCGCGCGGGACGCTGAACACGATGGCCGAATCCATCGATCAGGGCGGAGCGGTGCGCCGGGACGGCCGCATCACCCGCGTGCCGGCCGCATGGGCCACGCGCGAGGTGGATTTCGGGCGCGGGCCGGTGGCCGTCACGACGATTCCGTGGGGCGACGTATCGACCGCGTTCCACAGCACCGGCATCCCCGACATCCAGGTGTACACCCGGATGCCCTCACGGCAGGCCCGGCTGCTGCGCGCCACGCGGCGCCTGGGATGGCTGACGGGTTCCGCGCCGGTGCAGGGGTTGATGAAGCGCAGAATCCGCCGCGGTCCGGCGGGGCCCACGCCGGAGCAGCGGGCCCGCGGCCTCACCCTGCTCTGGGGCGAGGCGGAGGACAATGCCGGCCATCGTGCCGTGAGCCGCATGCGCGCGCCGGAGGGCTACACGCTCACCGCCCGCACCGCCGTGGAAGCCGTGCGCCGCGTGCTGGCCGGCCACGCGCCTTCCGGATTCCAGACGCCGTCGCGCGTCTTTGGCGCGGACTGGATTACGGAGTTCGAGGGCGTGGAGCGGGTGGATGTGGAGTAG